The Scyliorhinus canicula chromosome 10, sScyCan1.1, whole genome shotgun sequence genomic interval ATTTGACGTAGAGAAATGCGGTGTGTTATATTTTGggatgaagaataaagagataaaATACATGCACAATAGTAAAATTCTAAGAACTGATAGACTCAGGAGTTCAATGAAATCTTTATTCCACTCCTAAAATTGATTAAGCTGCAAAAAAAAACATGGGTCATTTGATATCCTCGGTTTTGTAAAAAGGGGCATGGAATAAAAAACCTACATAATTTATTGGTCTCACTACTGTTGTAATAATGTTTGGGGTGCCTAAAATTACAAACAATGTTGAGGCTTTGAAGAGGGTACAGGGGATGTAGTAACATATATACACCAGGGTTGAGGCTTTAGTTACAAGGATTATTGGAAATTTTGGCCAGACTAAAATCACCAAAATTAAGGACAGCTAGAATTTTTGAATGTTTTGAATCTTTCTGAATGTTGCCAAGAAGCGAATTAGCTGATTAGAAATCATGTTAGATGCAGAGTCCATAATAGAATAGAAAGtgaagtggataaatatttggaaaatatatatattttttaaacaataTGGGGAATATGTTCACGCTCAGGGCAGGCACAATGGACCTAGTAATATACTATCTTGTAAAATTTTATGGAAATTAATAGGCATTTGTGTCCCATCCTCTTCCCCATCAAGCAGGTGGACTAATAGTCCTAAAAGCTACTCCAACTATTTTCACTGCTTTTCTATCATCACTTCACTACAGAAATGGTTATTTTCCATACGCAAAATTTAAGGTTAGGACAAATTAGATACTCAAATATAGTTGAGATACAGGACTCAGGATAATAAACAGTGAatttcaaaagcaaattacttcGGGCTGGGTACGCAAATACCGAGTACATTGAGGTCATTTTTCAAGAATTTGTGTGTTATTGGTGAAATTATGATACTTGGGACAAGGGATCTCAAATTAATCAAAACAAATGACTATGCTTCTGTAATGCACAATGTATTAACACAATAGTCAGTTGGCAATGAAATTATCTTAATTTCATTCATGTACTTGTATTGAGTAGGTTAGATTCCTAAAACACAGAAAAGACACACTAATAGCAAAGGAACATAACAATATAATTTGGTCTTAACTGAGAGGTAGCAAAATACAGAAGTGGAAGGTAAATGATTTCTGCTGTGAATTATTTAGAAAAGATCTCGAGTGCTGCAGCCAAAAATGTATAACTGGTTATTTTGATTATTTTGAGAAAATAATTGCATTTATGATGTCCTCAGGATATCTGAAAATCGGCACAACTTAAAACGTAGCCTAAACTGTTTCTAATGATAGGATTGGTTGAGGGAAGAACTTTGGCTAAGATACTGGGAGCACGCACTGCCTGCTCTGTGGATAGTACCATGTAATCTTTCACATCCATTTAAGCAGGTAATTGTGgccttatttttttattttatttttattaatttagagtacctaattattttttccaattaaggggcaattttaacgtggccaatccacctatcctgcacatcttttgggttgtgggggcgaaacccacgcagacacggggagaatgtgcaaactccacacagacagtgacccagggccgggatttgaacccgggtcctcagcgccataggcagcaatgctaaccactgtgccaccgtgctgccctttgtggcCTTATTTTAACTTCTtatccaaaagatggcatctTCAACAATTGAAATATTGCACTGAAATGTCAGGCCagattgtgggtgggattttcttccCGCTCCACAGGGTGTTCTGCAGTGGCTGGTGGTGCGATCTTCTGGTTTCACCGTTGTCAATGGGgcttcccgttgaatgcacccctcaccaCCATGAAACATGCGGTGGGGGTACGCCATCAGCAGGACTGCAAGATCCCACCAGTGTGAAAGGCCAGAAAATCCTACCCACTGTATTCAAATCCTGAAGTGGGATTTAGGCATATTTGAATCAGACTGACTTGAAAACTTCAGGTATTAAAGGTACTAAATTTTGGACTTCACTGTTGCATTTTGGGCAAGTGAAGTAAGCATCAGATAGGTAATTACTCTTAATgcaataataacaaaaaacatGCTTACAACCAATTGTATGAGGCATTGTTGGCCAATCACCACAAAGGGCACATTCTTTACAGTGGATAGCTAGTGTGCCATCATTATCGCGGTGATGACCTACTGGAAGGAACCACGATGAGACAACAGTTTTCAGTTTTCTTGCATTGATCAGTGGCAGAAGAAAGATTAGGAATTCAGCAAAGCCGTGCCACAAAAGTTCACGATTCATGTATTCAAAGCCAACTTGACGAAAACCCTGAGGTCTGGAGAAAACTGCTCTGATTCCCAGGAGTCGTTCTGGAAATGTGGCAAATCTACCCTTCTGAAGAAAGATGAGAAAATTCAGTAGTCCAGCCACCTTCAAAAGTCCAATTGTAAAAGTAATGAAATATTTCATCTTATGAATGCTTGACTCTGGAGGGCGATTACTAAATAAATTGTGGGCTCTCTCTTGCAACCATTTGCCCCCAATAGTGCATAACGCATACCATAATTTCTGATGTTTACTCATTGGCTGGTACTTTGGTCCCCGAGATAAGTCATTTTTATATTTGATGTTCAGAAGTGTCTGACCAACTGTTGCATTTTTAGAATAGACTGTAAATCTCCACAACAAAATTTGTAGAAAAGCTTTCAGTTCTGGTTCAAAGTGTGTTAACAAACCAGGTTTGAAACATtgaaaacactggacaaactgggaCCACACGAGTTGTTC includes:
- the pex2 gene encoding peroxisome biogenesis factor 2, translating into MDSKEDSLNSLTPVLRISQLDAFELDGALEQLVWSQFVQCFQCFKPGLLTHFEPELKAFLQILLWRFTVYSKNATVGQTLLNIKYKNDLSRGPKYQPMSKHQKLWYALCTIGGKWLQERAHNLFSNRPPESSIHKMKYFITFTIGLLKVAGLLNFLIFLQKGRFATFPERLLGIRAVFSRPQGFRQVGFEYMNRELLWHGFAEFLIFLLPLINARKLKTVVSSWFLPVGHHRDNDGTLAIHCKECALCGDWPTMPHTIGCKHVFCYYCIKSNYLSDAYFTCPKCNSEVQNLVPLIPEVFKSV